CAGGGCCGTGGCAACGAGAAAGAGGACACCCAGAGTTTCTGGCTCGAGCTCCTCCGTGACGTCATCGGCATGGAGGACGTCACCACCGCGGTCCGCTTCGAACAGCACACGGTTGACCGGGGCTACATCGACGTCGTCATCGCCGACGCGAAGACTTTCATCGAGCAGAAGTCCCTCGGCATCGACCTGGACAAGGCCGAGACCCGGCAGGGCCGGAAGGTCACCCCGTTCCAGCAGGCCAAAGCCTATGCGGACTCGATGCCGAACTCCCAGCGCCCCGACACGATCATGGTCTGCGACTTCAACGAGTTCCGTATCCATGACATGGACACCGAGCGTCCGGGTGAGAACTACACCAGCTTCACGCTGGATGAGCTGTCGGACTGTCTCTATCTGCTGGACTTTCTCGTCGATCCGCAGCGGGAGCGCCGTGCCCGTGAAGAGAAGGTCTCGATCGACGCTGGTGCGCTGATCGGACGTCTCTACAGTCTGCTGAGCGCGCAGTACCTCGATCCGGAGTCCGAAGAAAACCAGCATGCCCTCAACGTGCTTTGTGTACGGCTGGTCTTCTGCCTCTTCGCTGAGGACGCCGAGCTCTTCCCGAAGGACGCCTTCTACGCCTACCTCTCCCGGTTCGAGCCGGACCAGATCCGTCGGGCACTTAAGGACCTCTTCGAGTGGCTGGATACACCGACCGACCAGCGTGATCCCTACGCCTCGGATGCCATCCGGGTGTTCCCCTACGTCAACGGTGGCCTGTTCCGGGATGCGCAGGAGGACGAGATCCCCCGGTTCACCGGGGAGATCAAGGATGTGCTGCTGGCGGAGGTCAGTGCAGACACGAACTGGGCGACCATCTCCCCCACGATCTTCGGTGGCGTGTTCGAGTCCACCCTGAACCCGGAGACCCGGCATGCCGGCGGGATGCACTACACGTCCCCGGAGAACATCCACAAGGTCATTGATCCGCTGTTCCTCGACGATCTCACCGAAGAGCTGGAGGCCATCCTCACCGAGGAGGGTGTCACTCCCCGTACCCACAAGAACCACCTGATCAAGTACCACGAGAAGCTCGGTTCACTGACCTTCTTCGATCCTGCCTGCGGTTCGGGGAACTTCCTCACGGAGACCTACATCTCGCTGCGCCGCCTGGAGAACAAGGTCCTCTCCGAGCTGTGGGAGGAAGGTAAGCAGGGCGCGTTCGACCTCACCGACGTGACAGAGTCCCCGGTCAAGGTGACGCTGCGGCAGTTCTACGGCCTGGAGATCAACGACTTCGCGGTCTCTGTGGCCGAGACTGCACTGTGGATCGCCGAGCTGCAGGCGAACATCGAGACCGAGACGGTCCTCGCCCGCAATATCGAGGATCTCCCGCTCCGGGATGCGGCGAAGATCGTCCACGCCAACGCACTGCAGACCGACTGGGCGACGGTGGTCGAGCCGGAGAACTGCTCCTATGTCATCGGGAATCCGCCGTTCCTCGGCGCCCGTAACCAGTCCAAGGAGCAGAAGGCGGATCTCAAGGAGGTCTTCACGGCTATCGGGGCCACGAAGAATCTCGGCAGCGTGGACTTCGTCTCCGGTTGGTACGCGAAGGCCGCCGCGTACATCGGTGCCCACCCGGTCCGCTGTGCTTTCGTCTCGACGAACTCGATCTGCCAGGGTGAGCAGGTGGCGAACATCTGGTCCCCGATCTGGGAGCTCGGTGTACGCATCGACTTCGCACACGATACTTTCCGCTGGGCCAACGAGGCCACGGACCAGGCGCACGTATTCTGTGTCATCGTCGGGTTCTCAAAGCAGAATGGTCCGAAGCAACTGTTCCATCACAGGACGCCGGACTCCCCCGCCGAGCTACAGCACCCCGCGCAGCTCAACGCCTACCTCGCGGATGCGCCAGACGTCTTCATCTGGAACCGAAGCACCCCGATCTGCGATGTGCCGAAGATCGGAATCGGAAATAAACCAATTGACGGCGGAAACTATCTCTTCACTCCCGAAGAGAAGGATTCCTTCCTAGCAGAAGAGCCTGGTGCAGAGAAGTTCTTCCACGGGTGGATGGGTTCACAAGAGTTCCTCCGCGGTATCGAACGATGGGTCCTCTGGCTCGGCGACTCGAGCCCCTCGGAGGTCTCCAAGATGCCGACGGTACGAAGCAGGGTACGTGCTGTGCATGACTTTCGCTTGGCAAGCAAGAGCGCGCCTACCAAGAAGTTGGCAGCCACTCCCACCAGATTCCACGTGGAGAACATGCCAGAGGGGAACTCGATCCTTATCCCCGAGGTGTCTTCCGAACGTCGCCGTTACATCCCAATTGGCTTCGTAGGCCCAGAAACTCTCTGCAGCAACCTCGTGAAGCTCATCCCGAACGCCACCTTGTACCACTTCGGTATCCTGCAGTCCCAGTTCCACAACGCATGGATGCGACGAGTTGCCGGCCGTCTCAAAAGTGACTACCGATACTCGGGCGGAGTTGTATACAACAACTTCCCTTGGCCCGACGTCAACGGTCCGAGCGGACAGGGCCCCCACAAGGCGATCGAGGAAGCCGCCCAGTCCGTGCTCGACGCACGCGCCCAATATCCGGCTCTTCCGGATAGGGAGTGCGTAGCGGGTGTGAAGCCCCCGAGGTAGGCCACCACTACATGTAGGGGGCTGGGGCCGGGAACGTAGAAGGACCCTGCAGTGACAGGATGAAGGTGTCTTAAGCATCCATCCAGCCGCTCCAGGATCCATGTCTCACCCTACCGTCACCGCCACCCCTGCCCCGAACCTCGTCGCCGACACGATCTGCCGCACCGTCGAGTTGGGCCTGTCGATCGACAACGCCGCCGACGCCGGCAACATCACCCACCTCTACTGTCATCCGGTGACCGTCGACCTCAGCTGCCCACACTGCGGGCACGCCTGCCGAGTTCGCGACCATATCGAACGCAGGCTCACGGACCTGCCCATCGCCGGGCACCCCAGCCTGCTGCACGTCCGCGTACCCCGGTTGGTCTGCGTCAATGACGACTGCGAGGTCACCATCTTCCGGGCCTCGATCCCACAAGCCGCCGACGACCGTCAGACGGTAACCCACCGGGTGACCCGCTGGATTCTGCAACGCATGGCGGCTGACGGCATGAGCGTGAAAGC
This is a stretch of genomic DNA from Corynebacterium nuruki S6-4. It encodes these proteins:
- a CDS encoding DNA methyltransferase encodes the protein MSLSPAQQKRAAREFSTKWQGRGNEKEDTQSFWLELLRDVIGMEDVTTAVRFEQHTVDRGYIDVVIADAKTFIEQKSLGIDLDKAETRQGRKVTPFQQAKAYADSMPNSQRPDTIMVCDFNEFRIHDMDTERPGENYTSFTLDELSDCLYLLDFLVDPQRERRAREEKVSIDAGALIGRLYSLLSAQYLDPESEENQHALNVLCVRLVFCLFAEDAELFPKDAFYAYLSRFEPDQIRRALKDLFEWLDTPTDQRDPYASDAIRVFPYVNGGLFRDAQEDEIPRFTGEIKDVLLAEVSADTNWATISPTIFGGVFESTLNPETRHAGGMHYTSPENIHKVIDPLFLDDLTEELEAILTEEGVTPRTHKNHLIKYHEKLGSLTFFDPACGSGNFLTETYISLRRLENKVLSELWEEGKQGAFDLTDVTESPVKVTLRQFYGLEINDFAVSVAETALWIAELQANIETETVLARNIEDLPLRDAAKIVHANALQTDWATVVEPENCSYVIGNPPFLGARNQSKEQKADLKEVFTAIGATKNLGSVDFVSGWYAKAAAYIGAHPVRCAFVSTNSICQGEQVANIWSPIWELGVRIDFAHDTFRWANEATDQAHVFCVIVGFSKQNGPKQLFHHRTPDSPAELQHPAQLNAYLADAPDVFIWNRSTPICDVPKIGIGNKPIDGGNYLFTPEEKDSFLAEEPGAEKFFHGWMGSQEFLRGIERWVLWLGDSSPSEVSKMPTVRSRVRAVHDFRLASKSAPTKKLAATPTRFHVENMPEGNSILIPEVSSERRRYIPIGFVGPETLCSNLVKLIPNATLYHFGILQSQFHNAWMRRVAGRLKSDYRYSGGVVYNNFPWPDVNGPSGQGPHKAIEEAAQSVLDARAQYPALPDRECVAGVKPPR